gggaGGTTATATAACATTTAGGGGGCTATagatgtttattaaattcaaagctataatttgtaactttttttaaagtgacagtaACCAAACTTagataaagtctgcagtacggattattttctcttcttttgATATTAAAAATCTATGTTAAAAAGTTTTTGTAAGCTTGATAAACacataaatttgaaaaataatactTAGTAATGTTCTAATATAGATGATTACTCTTGTGTACAATGATTTTACTATACCATGCTTTAAATCCAGTTTATTTTAAATTACCTTTCaagttattatcattatttttacaGCTTCTAGATAACTTTACCTATTTAACTATTAACAAATCACATgatatctattttatttattctataTTAAGATCCATAAACTTTTCTTCTTGATCTTATAAAACAAATGGTTATTAGAGTATtctattctatatttctatTAACCTTTTGTGTAATACggtgtattattatttttgccaAAAGTTTACTAGTGATTTTTAGTGTCTTTTTCCAAAGTCACTTTActctttcaaaaatatttagaaaaaaaaaaaacataaatccaCAATTTTAGTTAGttgaaaacacacacacacacacacattatcTCTATACTTTGTCACTCTCTTTTTTACACTCAaatagaaaacataaaaaatcacACAGTGATTTCCGGTAATGGGTTGTACAGCTTCAAAATTAGGCAATGAAGATTCAGTCAGACGTTGTAAAGAACGACGTCGTTTAATGAAAGAAGCCGTTTACGCCCGCCACCATCTCGCCGCCGCTCACTCCGACTACTGCCGCTCTTTAAAAGTCACCGGATCCGCACTTTCCGTCTTCGCCGCCGGCGAACCCCTCTCCGTCGCCGACCAAACCCCTGCTGTTCTCCTCCCTACTCCTTCCACCACCTCCACCGTCAAACCACCGCCGCGTCCGCCGTCATCGTCGTCGTCATTTCGCTCTTACAAAACACAACAAGCTCCACCGGCACCGCCGTCTTTTCACTCTTACAAAACACAAACTCCGGCGCCGGCACCGGCACCGGCACCGGCGGTATCTAGGTCACCGGCGCCGTCAGTTGCCAGCTCGAAACACCGTCATCCGCGGCGGAGTAAACCTCCACCGGTGAAGGTGAAACTACCTCACATTTTATCAGAATCAAGTGAAACGGAATCATATAGATACaaaaatgaagatatatatacatacaatgcTGAAAAGGCAAATTACAATTCTACCCCTTCACAAACATCATCAGTTTGGAACTGGGAAAATTTTTACCCCCCTTCCCCTCCTGATTCCGAATACTTTGACCGAAAAAACCCCAACTCCGAAACCGAAGAAGAAGACGAAGATCGCTCTTCTTCTTCGGTTTATTCCCATTctcattataattataataataatgaacctataaaaaaaccgacaaaaaaaacttcaaataaaaaagaagaaaaaaaagaagaaagagaagaaGTAGAATGTAGTGAATGGGCGGATCATCATGATCATTATAGTACTACTAGTTCAACTagctatgatgatgatgatgatgatgataacgaGTCAAGATCAGATTCTAGATCTGAAATTGGAAGCCGGTCGAACTTCGGATCCGAAGCGCCTCCACCGGCTTCTTATCATTCCGGGTTTACTGCTTCGAAAAGCAGTAAGTTATTTCCCGGAAAGAAAGTGTCTGGGGAGTCAGCAGAAGAATCTTATTATAATGATAAGGATaggtttaataataataataataatgataatggtgATATGAGAATGGTGATTAGGCATAGGGATTTGACTGAGATTGTTGCTTCTATTAAGGAGTATTTTGATAAAGCAGGTGATGCTGGTGAACAAGTTTCCGAAATGCTGGAAACCGGTCGGGCTCAGCTCGACCGCAGTTTCCGACAGTTGAAAAGTAAGAATCTTACGTTTTTTTACTAGGTGTTTGGTTTTGTTTCTTATCTCGgcttattggttttttttttttcaaaaagccGATAAGCTCATGAGCTTGTGATTTCGTGTCAATAAAGCTCATAAGCTGCAAAAAATTGAGCTTATTGgctttttggaaaaaaaaaatcaacaagtcaaagataACAAGCTAAAccaaattacatttttttaaaaattagttttgGTTGTTTTTATTTACTAACTCTGAATAATTTATGTAGAAACTGTGTATCATTCAAGTAGTGTGTTGAGTAATTTGAGTTCAAGCTGGACATCAAAGCCACCATTGGCAGTAAAGTACAGGTTTGAGCCGGATTCAATAGGCGGTGAACCGGGCGGTTCAAAGAGTTTATGTTCAACTCTTGAAAGACTTTTGGCTTGGGAAATGAAGCTGTACCAAGAAGTGAAGGTACCTctccttttaagttttaaccctAAAAACTGTTGTCTGCATAAAATATTTGTACAGTACAAGTCAGTAACAgacaaaatattattttgaaatgaTTAAGAAATTGATTTGTGTTGTTTTCTTGCCAATTTTTTCAAAAGAGATGTTGGGATAAAGATTGTGCAAAATGGTGGAAAAACACAAAAAAGTTGCCTTTGTTGATGAGGATGATATGATCTTTAGGTGGTGGATTTTCGTTAAATGACCAAAATGCCCTTGGTCAATATATTGCTTCACTTATTTTGACCATTACCTATGGTGGGAAATCACTGCATTGGAATAGTTTTATCCATTGTGTTATAGAAACAGTGtatctagaaaaaaaaagtcattgtttctttcaaacttttactttattttaaaatgACCATCATAAGAAAATGTTACTTTTAGTTGTAATAGTATGATTATATATGCATGTACATATGACTGTGTGCCTTATAGTGTTTTTCCAACATAGTTCAATTATTGAGGTTTAGATTAGTCATTGGACAAAAAGGTATTACCTAAAGAGATGCTTTACATGGACCTTTAGCTGAATAGAAGATATCATATGGAAggagagaagaaaagaaaaaaaattaaaaggcaTATTGTAAAAGAAATCCTTTTATCCagattatattttgttatcGAATGACCAAAATGTCCTTGCAAGTATTTTATGGTAGTCTGACCATGTATTGTGTTGTGTGGCACACTTTGAGCCATGGAAAAAGGGTATGTTGATAGATTTCTTATTTTCCAACTTCTTGTGAAAACTCCTACCTCTATTTTTATGCTGCAATATCTTACACCTCCAAGCTATCTTCTTTAGGAAGAATGGTACTATACTAAGCGCACAAAAGGATATCTTGAAATtctgtattttgtttttttttttttggttaaatttaAGCTATTGGGTAATGACCAAAATTGGCATTGGTAAATAACAGCCATGTATAACACATTGTGATAATGTTGAGTCAAAAAGTAAagagagaaaatgaaaaagatatcTTAGAAATGACCAAACTGCCCCTGTAAGAAGTAACAAGGGAGTCTGACAAAGTATGACAACCTGGAGCAATCTTTGTTTGTCATCAAATTAGGAAAAGAAAGCCAGTGGGGTTAAATGTATGTCTGCCAACTCACTCAGAAACAAAATAATGTTTTGGTTTTACATGCCTAGCAGGCAACAACAATGTTAGCTGCTAATATGAAATACCCTGTGTTTTATTGATCTTATATTGGCAGAAGCTTGTTTTTAACCATGAACCTGAAATGATTGATATGTCATATTCACTATGTCTTGTGTTCTTTTTTgggatttttataaaattaccaTAAATTCTCAATACTTTTCCTAGAGAAGGTACAAGTTACATTTACA
The sequence above is drawn from the Erigeron canadensis isolate Cc75 chromosome 4, C_canadensis_v1, whole genome shotgun sequence genome and encodes:
- the LOC122595232 gene encoding nitrate regulatory gene2 protein-like, translating into MGCTASKLGNEDSVRRCKERRRLMKEAVYARHHLAAAHSDYCRSLKVTGSALSVFAAGEPLSVADQTPAVLLPTPSTTSTVKPPPRPPSSSSSFRSYKTQQAPPAPPSFHSYKTQTPAPAPAPAPAVSRSPAPSVASSKHRHPRRSKPPPVKVKLPHILSESSETESYRYKNEDIYTYNAEKANYNSTPSQTSSVWNWENFYPPSPPDSEYFDRKNPNSETEEEDEDRSSSSVYSHSHYNYNNNEPIKKPTKKTSNKKEEKKEEREEVECSEWADHHDHYSTTSSTSYDDDDDDDNESRSDSRSEIGSRSNFGSEAPPPASYHSGFTASKSSKLFPGKKVSGESAEESYYNDKDRFNNNNNNDNGDMRMVIRHRDLTEIVASIKEYFDKAGDAGEQVSEMLETGRAQLDRSFRQLKKTVYHSSSVLSNLSSSWTSKPPLAVKYRFEPDSIGGEPGGSKSLCSTLERLLAWEMKLYQEVKAREGVKIEHERKLAALQSQEYKGEDESKLNKTKATIKRLQSLIVVTSQAVSTTSTAIVGLRDAELVPQLVELCHGFMYMWRSMNQCHEVQNHVVQQVRGLVNRSSKGESTSDLHRQATRDLEAAVSAWHTSFCRLIKFQRDFIRSLHQWFKLTLLPINTEEANINGSQPSDVYLVFDEWKLALDRLPDTVASEAIKSFINVVHSISQKQAEEMKVKKRTESASKELEKKASSLRSIEKKYYHSYSMVGLGLPGSGPENEHGLDARDPLSEKKSELVACQRRVQDEMVRHSKAVEVTRAMTLNNIQTGLPGVFQAMTSFSGLIMEALEVVCNKSYAIK